In Sphaeramia orbicularis chromosome 7, fSphaOr1.1, whole genome shotgun sequence, one genomic interval encodes:
- the LOC115422521 gene encoding cyclin-dependent kinase 16-like isoform X2 has translation MERMRKIKRQLSLTLGRGGAGGGDRTLSETISQEVTSHSDSEIVHEDVKMSSDGESDPASSSDDVQSPVRVRLRNKKISTEDINKRLSLPADIRLPDGYLEKFNMIGPALFDQPISRRLRRVSLSEIGFGKLETYIKLDKLGEGTYATVYKGRSKLTDNLVALKEIRLEHEEGAPCTAIREVSLLKDLKHANIVTLHDIIHTQKSLTLVFEYLDKDLKQYLDDCGNTIHVHNVKLFLFQLLRGLSYCHRRKVLHRDLKPQNLLINERGELKLADFGLARAKSIPTKTYSNEVVTLWYRPPDILLGSTDYSTHIDMWGVGCIFYEMATGRPLFPGSTVEEELHFIFKLLGTPTEQSWPGISTNEEFVAYNYPQYRAERLGNHTPRLSTEGVELLSKFLQFEGKKRISADASMNHPYFSILGNKVLTLPDTTSIFSLPEIQLEKETIRPPAAPPDPVNSPSRRRSMLF, from the exons agatCGTCCATGAGGATGTGAAGATGAGCTCAGATGGAGAAAGTGATCCTGCTTCTTCATCAGACGATGTTCAGAGTCCAGTCAGAGTCCGACTGAGGAACAAGAAGATTTCtactgag GACATTAATAAACGCCTGTCGCTGCCCGCTGACATCCGTCTTCCTGACGGTTACCTGGAGAAGTTTAATATGATTGGTCCAGCTCTGTTCGACCAGCCAATCAGCAGGCGGCTGCGCAGAGTGTCTCTG TCAGAGATCGGCTTTGGAAAACTGGAGACATACATCAAACTGGACAAACTGGGAGAG GGGACCTATGCTACAGTGTATAAAGGTCGCAGTAAACTGACCGATAACCTTGTGGCTTTGAAGGAAATCCGTCTGGAACACGAGGAAGGAGCTCCATGTACTGCAATCAGAGAAG TGTCTCTGCTGAAGGACCTGAAACACGCCAACATCGTCACGCTCCATGACATCATCCACACGCAGAAATCCCTCACACTGGTGTTCGAGTATCTG gacAAAGATCTGAAGCAATATCTGGAcgactgtggaaacaccatccacGTTCACAACGTCAAA ctcttcctttttcagttgcTGCGTGGTTTGTCGTACTGCCATCGCAGAAAGGTTCTGCACCGAGACCTAAAACCCCAAAACCTGCTGATCAACGAGCGTGGAGAACTCAAACTGGCAGACTTCG GTCTGGCTCGAGCCAAGTCAATCCCCACGAAAACGTACTCCAACGAGGTGGTGACGCTGTGGTACCGACCTCCGGACATCCTGCTGGGCAGCACCGACTACTCCACCCACATAGACATGTG GGGTGTGGGCTGTATTTTCTATGAGATGGCCACAGGTCGTCCTCTGTTTCCTGGTTCCACGGTGGAGGAGGAGCTTCACTTCATCTTCAAACTGCTGG GTACGCCCACAGAGCAGAGCTGGCCTGGGATCAGCACTAATGAGGAGTTTGTGGCCTACAACTATCCTCAGTACAGAGCTGAGAGACTGGGCAACCACACCCCGAG ACTCAGCACTGAAGGAGTGGAGCTGCTGTCAAAGTTCCTGCAG TTTGAGGGGAAGAAGCGGATCTCAGCCGACGCCTCCATGAACCATCCCTACTTCAGTATCCTTGGAAACAAAGTGCTGACGCTTCCTGACA CGACTTCGATTTTCAGTTTGCCAGAAATTCAGCTGGAAAAAGAAACAATACGACCGCCAGCAGCGCCGCCGGATCCAG TCAACAGTCCGTCCAGGAGGCGGAGCATGCTCTTCTGA
- the LOC115422521 gene encoding cyclin-dependent kinase 16-like isoform X3 — protein sequence MSSDGESDPASSSDDVQSPVRVRLRNKKISTEDINKRLSLPADIRLPDGYLEKFNMIGPALFDQPISRRLRRVSLSEIGFGKLETYIKLDKLGEGTYATVYKGRSKLTDNLVALKEIRLEHEEGAPCTAIREVSLLKDLKHANIVTLHDIIHTQKSLTLVFEYLDKDLKQYLDDCGNTIHVHNVKLFLFQLLRGLSYCHRRKVLHRDLKPQNLLINERGELKLADFGLARAKSIPTKTYSNEVVTLWYRPPDILLGSTDYSTHIDMWGVGCIFYEMATGRPLFPGSTVEEELHFIFKLLGTPTEQSWPGISTNEEFVAYNYPQYRAERLGNHTPRLSTEGVELLSKFLQFEGKKRISADASMNHPYFSILGNKVLTLPDTTSIFSLPEIQLEKETIRPPAAPPDPVNSPSRRRSMLF from the exons ATGAGCTCAGATGGAGAAAGTGATCCTGCTTCTTCATCAGACGATGTTCAGAGTCCAGTCAGAGTCCGACTGAGGAACAAGAAGATTTCtactgag GACATTAATAAACGCCTGTCGCTGCCCGCTGACATCCGTCTTCCTGACGGTTACCTGGAGAAGTTTAATATGATTGGTCCAGCTCTGTTCGACCAGCCAATCAGCAGGCGGCTGCGCAGAGTGTCTCTG TCAGAGATCGGCTTTGGAAAACTGGAGACATACATCAAACTGGACAAACTGGGAGAG GGGACCTATGCTACAGTGTATAAAGGTCGCAGTAAACTGACCGATAACCTTGTGGCTTTGAAGGAAATCCGTCTGGAACACGAGGAAGGAGCTCCATGTACTGCAATCAGAGAAG TGTCTCTGCTGAAGGACCTGAAACACGCCAACATCGTCACGCTCCATGACATCATCCACACGCAGAAATCCCTCACACTGGTGTTCGAGTATCTG gacAAAGATCTGAAGCAATATCTGGAcgactgtggaaacaccatccacGTTCACAACGTCAAA ctcttcctttttcagttgcTGCGTGGTTTGTCGTACTGCCATCGCAGAAAGGTTCTGCACCGAGACCTAAAACCCCAAAACCTGCTGATCAACGAGCGTGGAGAACTCAAACTGGCAGACTTCG GTCTGGCTCGAGCCAAGTCAATCCCCACGAAAACGTACTCCAACGAGGTGGTGACGCTGTGGTACCGACCTCCGGACATCCTGCTGGGCAGCACCGACTACTCCACCCACATAGACATGTG GGGTGTGGGCTGTATTTTCTATGAGATGGCCACAGGTCGTCCTCTGTTTCCTGGTTCCACGGTGGAGGAGGAGCTTCACTTCATCTTCAAACTGCTGG GTACGCCCACAGAGCAGAGCTGGCCTGGGATCAGCACTAATGAGGAGTTTGTGGCCTACAACTATCCTCAGTACAGAGCTGAGAGACTGGGCAACCACACCCCGAG ACTCAGCACTGAAGGAGTGGAGCTGCTGTCAAAGTTCCTGCAG TTTGAGGGGAAGAAGCGGATCTCAGCCGACGCCTCCATGAACCATCCCTACTTCAGTATCCTTGGAAACAAAGTGCTGACGCTTCCTGACA CGACTTCGATTTTCAGTTTGCCAGAAATTCAGCTGGAAAAAGAAACAATACGACCGCCAGCAGCGCCGCCGGATCCAG TCAACAGTCCGTCCAGGAGGCGGAGCATGCTCTTCTGA